Proteins from one Flavobacterium sp. N2038 genomic window:
- a CDS encoding chloride channel protein, giving the protein MLKKYFRKLESIIALAQSLMTPKQFIFLSSVLIGISCSLAVIVLKTFAHSVFSFATYINGILKLSFINSILPIIGIVLTVFVIDRVLNGTIEKGTSQILYAVAKKASIIPRKQMYAQIVTSSLTVGLGGSAGLESPIVVTGAAFGSNFAQNYKLPYKDRTLLIGCGVAAGIAAAFNAPIAGVLFAIEVLLVDVSISAFTPIMISAATGALVSAIVLDETILLSFKKQETFNYHNIPFYVLLGILTGFIAVYYSRNFQRVEHYFAKLKIGPYKKALIGSSLLALLIFVFPTLFGEGYESIKTLSESDPGQILDNTLFGNFRNNQWVLLLFVGCTMMVKVFASGLTIGSGGNGGNFAPSLFLGSYLGFFFSKFISMIGLSKLPISNFTMVGMAGILSGLFHAPLTAIFLIAEITGGYGLMIPLMIVSSISFAISKRFEKYSLDVKNLAKKGHAFTSNKDSNILSTLDIDSIIQCDYLTVHPEENLSKLVDLISHSNQVVFAVVNNEKDLVGVVHFNDIREIIFNAYRVKYTLIKDVMKTPPATITTDDSMEIVMSKFEKSKTAFLPVLRNEKYYGFISKSIALEAYRMKLRSMTIE; this is encoded by the coding sequence ATGCTAAAAAAATATTTTAGAAAACTGGAAAGCATTATCGCTTTGGCTCAGTCATTAATGACTCCAAAGCAGTTTATTTTTTTATCAAGCGTTCTTATCGGAATTTCATGCTCATTGGCGGTAATTGTTCTAAAAACTTTTGCCCACAGTGTTTTTTCTTTCGCAACTTATATAAACGGAATTTTAAAATTAAGTTTCATCAACAGTATTTTGCCGATTATTGGTATTGTACTGACCGTTTTTGTTATTGACAGGGTACTTAACGGAACTATTGAGAAAGGGACTTCGCAAATTTTGTATGCAGTTGCAAAAAAAGCCAGTATTATCCCGAGAAAACAAATGTATGCGCAAATTGTAACGAGCTCACTAACTGTTGGTTTAGGAGGTTCTGCAGGTCTTGAAAGCCCAATTGTAGTTACCGGTGCAGCGTTTGGATCTAATTTTGCTCAAAATTATAAATTACCTTACAAAGACCGAACTTTACTTATTGGGTGTGGTGTTGCTGCCGGAATTGCAGCTGCATTTAATGCTCCGATTGCCGGAGTTCTTTTTGCGATTGAAGTTTTACTGGTTGATGTAAGTATTTCTGCCTTTACTCCAATCATGATCTCGGCAGCGACCGGAGCCTTGGTTTCGGCTATTGTTTTAGACGAAACGATTTTATTGTCTTTTAAAAAACAGGAAACTTTTAATTATCATAACATTCCTTTTTATGTGCTTTTAGGAATATTAACAGGCTTTATAGCGGTTTACTACTCTCGAAATTTTCAAAGAGTTGAGCATTATTTTGCTAAACTAAAAATTGGTCCTTATAAAAAAGCATTAATTGGTTCCTCCCTGCTTGCACTTCTTATTTTTGTTTTTCCAACGCTTTTTGGTGAGGGATATGAAAGTATTAAAACACTATCTGAGTCAGACCCGGGGCAAATACTTGATAATACTTTATTTGGTAATTTCAGAAACAATCAGTGGGTTTTACTTCTATTTGTAGGTTGTACCATGATGGTGAAAGTCTTTGCATCAGGATTAACTATTGGAAGTGGTGGAAATGGAGGAAACTTTGCACCTTCTTTATTTTTGGGTTCATATTTAGGCTTCTTTTTCTCTAAATTCATCAGCATGATCGGTTTATCAAAATTACCAATCAGTAATTTCACTATGGTTGGAATGGCTGGAATTTTGAGCGGATTATTTCATGCGCCTCTAACTGCTATTTTCTTAATCGCAGAAATTACAGGAGGTTACGGACTTATGATTCCTCTTATGATTGTATCTTCAATAAGTTTTGCAATCTCAAAACGTTTTGAAAAATACTCTCTTGATGTTAAAAACCTTGCCAAAAAAGGTCATGCCTTTACCAGCAATAAAGATTCTAATATTTTATCTACTTTAGATATTGATTCTATAATTCAATGCGATTACTTAACAGTTCATCCCGAAGAAAACCTAAGCAAATTAGTTGATCTTATTTCACATTCCAATCAGGTGGTTTTTGCAGTCGTTAATAATGAAAAAGATCTCGTTGGTGTAGTTCACTTTAATGATATCCGTGAGATTATTTTCAACGCATACCGTGTAAAGTATACATTGATTAAGGATGTAATGAAAACTCCACCTGCAACCATCACAACTGATGATAGTATGGAAATTGTAATGAGTAAATTTGAAAAGTCTAAAACAGCTTTTCTGCCTGTCTTACGAAACGAAAAATATTATGGCTTTATTTCCAAATCAATAGCATTAGAAGCCTACAGAATGAAATTACGCTCCATGACAATAGAATAA
- the uvrA gene encoding excinuclease ABC subunit UvrA → MLDKDNTIEVLGARVHNLKNIDISIPREKLVVITGLSGSGKSSLAFDTIYAEGQRRYVETFSAYARQFLGGLERPDVDKIDGLSPVIAIEQKTTSKSPRSTVGTITEIYDFLRLLYARGADAYSYNTGEKMVSYSDEQIKDLIIQDYNGKRINILAPVIKARKGHYAELFQQITKQGFLKVRVNGDVQDLVSGMKLDRYKTHDIEIVVDRMQIEDTADNQKRLAESINTAMHHGENVLMILDQDTNEVRYFSRNLMCPSTGISYQNPEPNLFSFNSPKGACPHCNGLGTVHEINVKKIIPNPKLSIKAGGFAPLGEYKSSWIFKQLETIGEKFGFKITDPIEKIPEEAMTMILHGGKDKFTISSKDLGVARDYKIDFEGISNFIKNQYDESSSTALKRWAKDFMDEINCPVCEGSRLKKEALFFRVNEKNITELCDMDISDLTIWFQDLNSHLTDKQLLIASEVVKEIKDRLNFLMNVGLNYLALSRSSKSLSGGEAQRIRLATQIGSQLVGVLYILDEPSIGLHQRDNEKLIKSLEQLRDIGNSVIVVEHDKDMIETADYVIDIGPKAGKYGGEIISIGTPKETLASNTITAQYLNGKMKLEIPKERRKGNGKSLKLTGATGNNLKNVSIEIPLGQLTCVTGVSGSGKSTLINETLYPILNAYYFNGVKKPQPYKKIEGLEHIDKVIDIDQSPIGRTPRSNPATYTEVFTEIRNLFTMTSESMIRGYKAGRFSFNVKGGRCETCEGSGVRTIEMNFLPDVYVECETCQGKRFNRETLEIRYKGKSISDVLDMTVDEAVPFFENIPKIYRKVKTIQDVGLGYITLGQQSTTLSGGEAQRIKLAGELSKKDTGNTFYILDEPTTGLHFEDIRVLMDVINKLVDKGNTILVIEHNMDVIKLADYIIDIGPEGGKGGGQLVAKGTPEEVAKNKKSYTAKFLKKELE, encoded by the coding sequence ATGCTAGATAAAGACAATACTATTGAAGTTCTTGGTGCAAGAGTTCATAATCTAAAAAATATCGACATTTCTATTCCGCGTGAAAAACTGGTTGTAATTACTGGTTTATCAGGTTCGGGAAAATCTTCTTTGGCTTTTGATACGATTTATGCCGAAGGTCAGCGTCGTTATGTTGAAACTTTTTCGGCTTATGCCAGACAATTCCTTGGTGGTCTAGAACGTCCTGATGTAGACAAAATTGACGGACTTTCGCCAGTAATTGCAATTGAGCAAAAAACAACCAGTAAAAGCCCGCGTTCTACCGTAGGAACGATTACTGAAATATACGATTTCCTTCGTCTTTTATATGCCCGTGGTGCAGATGCATATAGTTATAATACAGGCGAAAAAATGGTTTCTTATTCTGATGAACAAATCAAAGATCTAATCATTCAGGATTATAACGGAAAACGAATCAACATTCTTGCTCCAGTTATTAAAGCCAGAAAAGGACATTATGCAGAATTATTTCAACAAATTACCAAACAGGGATTTCTGAAGGTTCGAGTAAATGGCGACGTCCAGGATTTAGTTTCAGGCATGAAACTGGATCGTTACAAAACCCATGATATCGAAATTGTAGTAGACCGAATGCAAATTGAAGATACTGCCGACAATCAAAAAAGATTGGCTGAAAGTATTAATACTGCCATGCATCATGGCGAAAATGTACTGATGATTCTAGATCAGGATACTAATGAAGTGCGTTATTTCAGTAGAAACTTAATGTGTCCTTCAACTGGAATATCTTATCAAAATCCGGAGCCAAATTTATTTTCATTCAACTCTCCAAAAGGTGCTTGTCCACATTGTAATGGATTGGGAACTGTTCACGAAATCAACGTAAAGAAAATAATTCCAAACCCTAAATTATCGATCAAAGCAGGCGGTTTTGCTCCGCTAGGTGAATACAAATCTTCATGGATTTTCAAGCAATTAGAAACTATTGGTGAAAAATTCGGGTTTAAAATTACCGATCCAATTGAAAAAATTCCAGAAGAAGCCATGACTATGATTTTACATGGCGGAAAAGATAAATTTACAATTAGCTCAAAAGATCTTGGCGTAGCCAGAGATTATAAAATAGATTTTGAAGGAATTTCAAATTTCATTAAAAATCAATATGATGAAAGTTCCTCTACAGCTTTAAAACGTTGGGCAAAAGATTTTATGGATGAAATAAATTGTCCGGTTTGCGAAGGTTCACGTCTTAAAAAAGAAGCGCTGTTTTTTAGAGTTAACGAAAAAAATATCACTGAATTATGTGATATGGACATTTCTGATTTAACAATATGGTTTCAGGATTTAAATAGCCATTTAACAGATAAACAGCTGCTGATTGCTTCTGAAGTTGTAAAAGAAATCAAAGATCGTTTGAACTTCCTGATGAATGTAGGCTTGAATTATCTGGCCTTAAGCCGAAGTTCAAAATCACTTTCGGGTGGTGAAGCGCAACGTATACGTCTGGCAACACAAATTGGTTCTCAATTGGTTGGTGTTTTATATATTTTGGATGAGCCAAGTATTGGTTTACACCAAAGAGACAATGAAAAACTGATTAAATCGCTTGAACAATTACGTGATATCGGAAACTCTGTTATTGTAGTTGAACATGATAAAGACATGATCGAAACTGCAGATTATGTAATTGATATTGGGCCGAAAGCAGGAAAATATGGCGGAGAAATTATTAGTATTGGTACTCCAAAAGAAACTTTAGCTTCTAATACCATTACCGCTCAATATTTGAATGGCAAAATGAAATTAGAGATTCCGAAGGAAAGAAGAAAAGGAAATGGAAAATCTCTAAAACTGACCGGAGCTACTGGAAACAACCTTAAAAACGTATCTATCGAAATCCCTTTAGGGCAATTAACTTGTGTAACCGGGGTTTCCGGAAGCGGGAAATCAACTTTGATTAATGAGACGCTCTACCCTATTTTGAACGCTTATTATTTTAATGGTGTAAAAAAGCCACAACCATATAAGAAGATTGAAGGACTAGAACATATTGACAAAGTAATTGATATTGATCAAAGTCCGATTGGACGAACGCCACGTTCAAATCCGGCAACATATACTGAGGTTTTTACTGAAATTAGAAACCTGTTTACGATGACTTCTGAGAGTATGATTCGTGGGTATAAAGCAGGGCGTTTTAGTTTTAATGTAAAAGGTGGACGTTGTGAAACCTGTGAGGGTTCTGGAGTAAGAACAATTGAAATGAACTTTTTACCAGACGTTTATGTAGAATGCGAAACTTGTCAGGGAAAACGTTTTAACAGAGAAACTTTAGAAATTAGATATAAAGGAAAATCTATTTCGGATGTATTGGATATGACAGTTGACGAAGCGGTTCCGTTTTTTGAAAATATTCCTAAGATTTACAGAAAAGTAAAAACAATTCAGGATGTTGGTTTAGGTTATATTACACTTGGTCAGCAAAGTACAACACTTTCTGGTGGAGAAGCACAGCGTATCAAATTAGCCGGAGAATTATCCAAAAAAGATACCGGAAATACATTTTATATTCTTGATGAACCTACAACGGGTTTACATTTTGAAGATATTCGGGTTTTAATGGACGTAATCAACAAACTGGTTGATAAAGGAAATACAATTCTTGTAATCGAACATAATATGGATGTTATTAAACTTGCCGATTATATTATTGACATTGGTCCTGAAGGAGGAAAAGGCGGCGGACAATTAGTTGCTAAAGGAACTCCAGAAGAGGTGGCGAAAAATAAAAAAAGTTATACGGCTAAGTTTTTGAAAAAGGAACTGGAATAA
- a CDS encoding Fic family protein, whose amino-acid sequence MWKIDLTYRPEFQSTFDRLYQKRLDLQNSRPLPNIALHKIRESLSLEWTYNSNSIEGNTMSLRETQMVIQEGITIKGKSLREHFETHNHDKAIDYLYSIVDDNYKLRSIDILSIHGLVLRSIEDDFAGRLRNGGVRISGANFMPPNANKVSDYLDELIDFINTNPLGLNDIELATIYHHKLVWIHPFFDGNGRTVRLSMNLLLMRCGFPPAIILKNDRKKYYEALNQANNGNYQKLTLLMCQALERTLNIYLNAMPGSTYDYKPIINIVSEPESPYSQEYVSLLARTGKIDAYKEGRNWFTTKEAIEEYMATRKRKR is encoded by the coding sequence ATGTGGAAGATAGACCTAACATACAGACCCGAATTTCAATCAACATTTGACCGATTGTACCAAAAAAGGCTTGATTTGCAAAACAGCAGACCATTGCCCAATATTGCTCTGCATAAAATCCGTGAAAGTTTATCTCTGGAATGGACCTATAATTCAAATAGTATTGAGGGTAATACTATGAGCCTGCGTGAGACACAAATGGTAATTCAGGAAGGAATTACTATTAAAGGAAAATCCCTTCGTGAGCATTTTGAAACCCATAATCATGACAAAGCAATTGACTATTTATATTCAATTGTAGACGACAACTATAAACTTCGAAGCATTGATATACTATCTATTCATGGTTTGGTGTTACGTTCCATTGAAGATGATTTTGCAGGACGGTTAAGAAACGGTGGTGTACGAATTTCAGGAGCCAATTTTATGCCTCCCAATGCCAATAAAGTTTCAGATTATTTAGACGAATTAATTGACTTTATCAATACAAACCCGTTAGGTTTAAATGATATAGAATTAGCTACTATTTATCATCATAAACTCGTATGGATACACCCTTTTTTTGATGGGAATGGCCGTACAGTTCGTTTGAGCATGAATTTGTTATTAATGCGATGCGGGTTTCCGCCGGCGATTATCCTTAAAAACGACAGGAAAAAATATTACGAAGCGCTTAATCAGGCAAACAATGGCAATTATCAAAAATTAACCCTTTTGATGTGTCAGGCTTTAGAACGTACCCTAAATATTTATCTAAATGCGATGCCGGGAAGTACCTATGATTATAAGCCAATAATTAATATTGTGAGCGAACCAGAATCACCATATAGTCAGGAATATGTTAGTTTGCTTGCACGAACCGGAAAAATAGACGCTTACAAAGAAGGCCGAAACTGGTTTACAACCAAAGAAGCTATCGAAGAATATATGGCAACCCGAAAAAGAAAACGCTGA